TCATCTTTTTTTGCCTTTGAAGCACGAAGCTTCTCTTGGATACTTTCAAGTTTATTTGCAATGCCATCTATCCTATTTTGATACATCTGCTTTAATGGCTTTGCAACAAAGTATGCTAATATGCTAAAAAATAGCAAGAAGTTAAGCGTTCTCTCAACTATATCGTAGTTCGTGCCACTATAATCACTAGCAAGAGCAAATATAGGTAAAACTAATAAAAATAAAATTTTAAACCTCACTCTATCTCCTTAAATTTTGGATAGTTTTGCACTTAGTGCAGACTTAAACTCAGGCATTTTTAATACTAAATCAGCCTTAAGCTGCTCTTTTTGTAAATTAAGTGAACTTAAAAATTCATTATACTCACTCTCAAGCATAGATTTTTTTGCTGCAATCTCTTTAGCTGCAATCTCTTTTGCTGAATTTAGTGCATCTTGCCTTATCTTATTTGCCTCCGCCCTAGCATTCAAGATAATATTTTCTATCTCTTTTTCATACATACTTAAATCACTTGCATTTTTGCTAGTGATCTCCTCATCACTCTTTATAGAGGCATTTCTGTCATCTATAAATTTAAGCATAGGCTTATAAAGTAGAGGATTTAAGATAGCAATAAGAGCCAAGAAAACGACAGTAGTCAAGATTACTAAAGGTAAATCTATCTCTAACATCAACTCTCCTTATTTATATTAAGTTTCATTTAAAAAATAAAAATTAGTCCGTATTTTACAACACTTTAGTAAAAAATAAGATTAAATTTAAAAACTTATTTGAGTATCTTTATAAATTTATCTATATTTTCAGCACTCTCAAACTCTAAAATCAACTTTTTTGATTTGATTTTTGATTTGATTTTTAATCCATCAAGCACATCTTTTAATCTGTTTAATCCATCACTATACTCTTTAGCAATAGCTGTAACTCGCTTTTTTTCTATTGTATTATTTTTTAATTTTTGAACTAGATTTTCAGTATCTCTAACGCTTAGTTTTTGCCCTAAAATAGTATCAACCACCATCTTTTCATCATCTACACTTAACCCAACAATGACCTTAGCATGACCTTGTGTTAGTCTATCTTCACGCAGTAGTTGCTGTGTTTGTTCGCTTAACAAAAGTAGACGCATTGTATTTGTTATCTGAGTTCTACTTTTATGTATGATGCTTGATAAACCATCTTGAGTTATTTTATATTCATTTATAAGCTCTTTGTAAGAATTTGCGAGTTCAATAGGATTTAAATTTTCACGTTGTATATTTTCAATAAGGGCTATCTCACGTAAATTTTGTGAACTCATATCCGCTACTATAGCCTTTATATGGCTCTGCCCC
This window of the Campylobacter anatolicus genome carries:
- a CDS encoding FoF1 ATP synthase subunit B', whose product is MLEIDLPLVILTTVVFLALIAILNPLLYKPMLKFIDDRNASIKSDEEITSKNASDLSMYEKEIENIILNARAEANKIRQDALNSAKEIAAKEIAAKKSMLESEYNEFLSSLNLQKEQLKADLVLKMPEFKSALSAKLSKI
- a CDS encoding ParB/RepB/Spo0J family partition protein: MAKKNSLGRGLSAIFEDVENAYKKEFASLDKNSDMVEEIAIADILPNPYQPRQYFDKEALKELSESIKRHGLIQPIIVIKKDDGYMLIAGERRYRATKMLGQSHIKAIVADMSSQNLREIALIENIQRENLNPIELANSYKELINEYKITQDGLSSIIHKSRTQITNTMRLLLLSEQTQQLLREDRLTQGHAKVIVGLSVDDEKMVVDTILGQKLSVRDTENLVQKLKNNTIEKKRVTAIAKEYSDGLNRLKDVLDGLKIKSKIKSKKLILEFESAENIDKFIKILK